A single window of Ictalurus furcatus strain D&B chromosome 3, Billie_1.0, whole genome shotgun sequence DNA harbors:
- the alms1 gene encoding centrosome-associated protein ALMS1 isoform X1, with amino-acid sequence METLGEGGDAANVNREVESWHQLPVEEDPSQFMGQTSGLLNADGLQGLTLNSEGQMAIIGDLRMLPAADRFESLQLELQDSCLSPALTLIPQGKAFLHSESTLLHQTDLEFVPLRGSPDMSIASERCPQMSRLDVDGESNLPNRSHEQASLSQHHLGVMSAILEDASSCCSLSQHSLSPSSNYQATQLHDEEHSSGLENNDEQQAGEKKFDADLDRRGTACGLSSGVPVRSFQKVLETDLGIGSSGVVFSSSETVLSQTDAVLSSINTPENQIKHSGFAKKQDPACTATKEPQFRPSESREQPQGGSSSLLSERRTMGGGGVSLSSRLSAISNITVRSTSKQTDGTTDCPFKQLQLHSDSSLSAPGGRNQTEVKNAPVGQNITPASEGGVYMAGLQKVLWSSGSHQAADGSFLTSQPVFQSTPAVLLGRGTLVPAKLSPVYSHQGTLAASTQNSSPKPDDIPVLTLSTRSHQSIAGVTLATFLDPGEAHTESHLQLETTPSQVAPTPRLDVPVVASEDTPLEQPTLAPLLPTSNQQLNDQEPRLSAGRVHSLPSFNYVQKVDAWKANQSSNRSFYDNLSLQGLDGVPSTRKQQDFEMSEATKQQSQQQPIKTSLVLSANNSTPPTKTGSGVGVEETRGAVGSTSPSPFTHSHSHSSLGTVITPIQQDELQQNQNQLPLVCADAISPDFKSTAAESSQSSSGTNDQRSADDSGPSPLKNPAVLIEDQYSGVNLNTNVSNTVSSFPGGYHVDQSFQASLGASSVVSLEVDNYAPYWTSIPGSPPCPPEFNIEDRIPLYLHNLGIDQSPSTILNPFTHRGPIREPEFSPTDLCTIKGSVGTPTKSIQPSDGDSLQKQTFSSSSVLSADSSASLTQLFIQKSIQQPARQASSGSIRMAHFQTDPSPELHTLSHSAPQGADTSHREGSYGLPAQVNLESAPAPGTWEGVKEGDSSLVGSGTLQEIRRLLGHAESLVSGHFSMASSPGSHCYSENSASFLALRQNKQAYHDDSFLSVDGKISLVLARSSSDSALKDSSSSSSGLLELSTKSDHMSKGSSAPSQGREENPKSRDFRVAPRRAEPEGCSAADPDRVGPVSLSITQGNSSSTSDGQPQSQDHTENAGISSSEISPAHSQREAEMDVLSDASSEHSLASRVAKLLQSESSVSVVTSRSSTADPDESRAREWIMMKVSGGKCEALELNAEDRRRIEEIKRELLLRTKHTKLSSDSESSSQSSVGTVPQPAVGFTAVRSAEDRLSEQLQRVSRIPLESSVALHTPLEDEVSQIAIKEERNPQHTPSPQSAGQCLCADNAIALRSNLNTTLRSSEEWKLQAQVTNRATKNEGEKGTVGKEKELRGENEHPENEQNDPLPIPEATHTVIRGKREFPPGLESGSALGHKPHLSNSYLTPSVKLQQNTAQRPHTPASDSCSYPELRTTSHTHHSDSPNTSREVRLPVYRTSEEQRVSVSNETSLSKNRNADQAQNTGTASGYAQMTSRFTQAFTPPQRLAGPSRPLLVNTAAIPTLLPYKPHGSSELFYMSQTVPELSPNHSDTTVESSHPGSDDAVPPKFMPEVLGSRELVDSKVTPKHKEGIYSKRAKMKRESTLSRKNFHDQRGKTGPRYQLTGLTKSVVPENEQVAEQIEEGEAFIPLHMVVDNSTTELHPIHSVQKHNLGRETLPLFTKAIREKEQDMKAQDLGREIGSSLDQLWCRFNERCSLQETRTPNDIEMSLLERLERLSRLLHSSSPPHTHKPAHSREEKGKSRKREHEPRRTQGKDTTKKGKEKERSEVRGVPKTAWEKESLSTEQTLAQQKQKEKDYRCPAERDKSASISVETSSSQSTIDTQRLIRAFGPHRVSSGREGAARSQTLMPSDGLLKLYNTIKKQKRGHGKGSSENHLVSVATEISNTDESMDSETLSSSSTYTLSSQRGTGCATSFKRAKVKLVSRSIQAGDLEIVVNGTRRDTRDVGTTFPSPGSARVSRASSAARSEVKSSTSALTTSSAALVQSQPVLRRQVLNKQTCYPNGLSWFVSADELKWDARKENKPQTDAGQSEGQAWFEPYTRTQPWREPFRERHIQVEREKPSEQKTHLENDCGSKPSALVRLSLQEALELHRPEFVSRSRERMKRLCLLVEERKIQAVFNKEREELFNRRSAEQQSKAAPAPPSLPSKRVIPRSERIQRSKRIYAQLPEVQKRKEEERRKAEYHTYRLNAQLFNKKITNHVLGRRTPWQ; translated from the exons ATGGAGACGTTAGGAGAAGGTGGAGATGCAGCAAATGTTAACAGA gagGTGGAGTCATGGCACCAACTCCCTGTTGAAGAGGATCCTAGTCAGTTTATGGGACAAACATCAGGCTTGCTGAATGCTGATGGTCTACAAGGGCTCACACTTAACTCTGAAGGACAAATGGCCATCATAGGAGACTTACGCATGCTGCCAGCAGCTGACAGATTTGAATCTTTACAGCTAG AACTGCAGGATAGCTGTTTATCTCCTGCACTGACTCTAATTCCTCAGGGGAAGGCCTTCCTACATTCGGAGTCTACTCTCCTTCATCAGACAGATTTAGAGTTTGTCCCCCTGAG gGGGTCTCCTGATATGTCCATTGCTTCTGAGAGGTGCCCCCAGATGTCACGCTTAGACGTGGATGGAGAATCCAACCTCCCAAACAGATCCCATGAACAGGCATCACTATCACAGCATCATTTGGGGGTGATGTCTGCAATTTTAGAGGATGCTAGTAGTTGCTGCTCACTATCACAGCACAGCCTGTCACCTAGTAGCAATTACCAGGCAACACAGCTTCATGATGAGGAACACAGTAGTGGCCTGGAGAACAATGATGAACAGCAAGCGGGAGAGAAAAAATTTGATGCTGATTTGGACAGAAGAGGGACTGCATGTGGTTTAAGCAGCGGCGTTCCTGTTCGCTCCTTTCAGAAGGTTCTGGAAACAGATCTTGGTATAGGCAGTAGCGGTGTAGTTTTCTCTTCCTCTGAGACTGTTCTCAGTCAGACAGATGCTGTCCTAAGCTCAATAAACACCCCCGAGAACCAGATTAAACACTCTGGTTTTGCCAAGAAGCAGGATCCTGCATGTACCGCTACAAAGGAACCTCAGTTCAGACCATCTGAGAGTAGAGAGCAGCCACAAGGTGGCTCTTCTTCCTTGTTATCGGAAAGAAGGACTATGGGGGGAGGTGGTGTGTCACTTTCCTCTCGTTTATCTGCTATCTCAAATATTACAGTTCGCTCCACGAGCAAGCAAACAGATGGCACCACTGACTGTCCCTTCAAGCAGCTTCAGCTCCACAGTGATTCCTCATTATCTGCACCAGGAGGTAGAAATCAAACTGAGGTCAAAAACGCTCCCGTTGGACAGAATATCACTCCGGCCAGTGAAGGTGGTGTATATATGGCAGGGCTACAGAAAGTACTCTGGAGCTCAGGCAGCCATCAAGCAGCAGATGGTTCCTTTTTGACCTCTCAGCCTGTGTTTCAGTCCACACCTGCAGTGCTCCTTGGTAGAGGAACACTAGTCCCAGCCAAACTCTCTCCTGTATATTCCCATCAAGGGACCCTGGCCGCATCAACCCAAAACAGCAGCCCTAAACCAGACGACATACCAGTATTAACCCTGAGTACTAGAAGCCATCAAAGCATTGCTGGAGTTACCCTTGCCACTTTTTTGGATCCAGGTGAAGCTCATACAGAGTCACACCTTCAACTTGAGACAACTCCTAGCCAAGTAGCCCCTACCCCAAGATTAGATGTGCCTGTGGTTGCCTCCGAGGACACACCCCTTGAGCAACCTACCTTAGCCCCACTCCTGCCCACATCTAACCAACAGCTCAATGATCAGGAGCCTAGGCTGTCTGCCGGAAGAGTGCATTCTCTACCCAGCTTCAATTATGTGCAGAAAGTTGATGCTTGGAAGGCCAATCAGAGTTCCAACAGGTCATTTTATGACAATTTGTCTCTGCAAGGGTTAGATGGTGTACCTTCTACAAGGAAACAACAGGACTTTGAGATGTCTGAGGCCACAAAACAACAAAGTCAACAACAACCTATCAAGACGTCTTTAGTATTAAGTgccaataacagcacaccacCCACTAAGACAGGCAGTGGTGTGGGTGTGGAAGAGACCAGAGGAGCTGTAGGATCCACCTCACCATCACCATTTACTCACTCCCATTCCCACTCGTCTCTCGGAACAGTCATCACCCCCATCCAGCAAGATGAACTGCAACAAAATCAAAATCAGCTTCCACTTGTGTGCGCTGATGCCATCTCTCCAGACTTCAAGTCCACTGCAGCTGAATCATCACAGTCCTCAAGTGGAACAAATGACCAGAGGTCAGCTGATGACTCAGGGCCCAGTCCTTTAAAGAACCCTGCTGTGCTTATTGAGGATCAGTACAGTGGCGTGAACTTAAATACCAACGTGAGCAACACCGTTTCCAGTTTTCCAGGTGGTTACCATGTTGACCAGAGTTTTCAGGCGTCATTAGGTGCCTCCTCTGTTGTAAGTCTTGAAGTGGACAATTATGCACCTTATTGGACGTCCATACCTGGATCCCCCCCATGTCCCCCTGAGTTTAACATCGAAGACAGAATTCCT CTCTACCTTCACAATTTGGGGATTGATCAGTCACCTTCAACAATCTTAAATCCCTTTACACACCGTGGACCCATCAGAGAGCCTGAATTTTCACCTACTGATTTGTGTACCATTAAAGGCTCAGTAGGAACACCCACCAAGAGCATACAACCATCTGATg GGGACAGTCTTCAGAAGCAGACCTTCTCAAGTTCCAGTGTGCTCTCTGCAGATTCCAGTGCTTCTTTAACACAGTTATTCATTCAAAAGTCCATTCAGCAGCCAGCTAGACAAGCTAGTTCAGGCAGTATAAGAATGGCACACTTCCAGACAGACCCTTCACCTGAGCTCCATACTTTGTCACACAGTGCTCCTCAAGGAGCTGACACTTCTCATCGAGAGGGCAGTTACGGCCTGCCAGCTCAGGTGAACCTGGAGTCTGCACCTGCTCCTGGGACCTGGGAGGGTGTTAAAGAAGGGGACTCCTCTCTGGTGGGTTCTGGAACCCTGCAGGAGATCAGGCGTTTGCTTGGTCATGCAGAAAGTCTTGTTTCTGGTCATTTCTCTATGGCCTCCTCCCCTGGCTCTCACTGTTACTCTGAGAACAGTGCGTCCTTTTTGGCACTCAGGCAGAACAAACAAGCATATCATGATGACTCCTTTTTGTCAGTTGATGGAAAGATTTCTTTGGTACTAGCTCGCTCTTCCTCAGACTCTGCCTTGAAGGATAgttcctcatcctcatctgggcTTCTAGAGCTGTCCACAAAGTCTGATCACATGAGCAAAGGGTCTTCTGCACCCTCTCAGGGCAGGGAGGAAAATCCAAAGTCGCGTGACTTTCGTGTGGCTCCAAGGAGAGCAGAGCCTGAGGGATGCAGTGCAGCAGACCCAGACAGGGTAGGCCCTGTGAGCTTGTCGATCACACAGGGAAACTCTTCCTCAACATCAGATGGCCAGCCGCAAAGCCAGGACCATACAGAGAATGCTGGCATCAGTTCATCTGAGATAAGTCCCGCCCACAGTCAAAGAGAGGCAGAAATGGATGTTTTAAGTGATGCCAGCAGTGAGCATTCGCTGGCTTCTAGGGTTGCTAAGCTTCTGCAGAGCGAGTCGTCTGTCTCTGTGGTTACGAGCCGGTCAAGTACTGCTGATCCCGACGAGAGCCGAGCTAGAG AGTGGATCATGATGAAGGTGTCTGGTGGCAAGTGTGAAGCCTTAGAACTTAATGCCGAGGACAGAAGGAGAATCGAGGAGATAAAAAGAGAGCTGCTGCTACGCACTAAACACACCAAG TTGAGCTCAGATTCAGAAAGCAGTTCCCAGTCTAGTGTTGGCACTGTCCCCCAGCCTGCTGTAGGCTTTACAGCAGTGCGCAGTGCAGAAGACCGTCTCTCTGAGCAGCTGCAGAGAGTCAGTCGGATTCCACTCGAGTCCAGTGTTGCACTGCACACACCACTGGAGGATGAAGTAAGTCAGATTGCCATCAAGGAGGAGCGTAACCCTCAGCACACACCCTCCCCTCAGTCAGCTGGTCAGTGCCTGTGTGCAGACAATGCCATTGCGCTACGAAGCAACTTGAACACAACCCTAAGGTCATCTGAGGAATGGAAATTACAGGCTCAAGTGACAAATAGAGCAACAAAGAATGAAGGGGAGAAGGGGACAGTGGGAAAGGAAAAAGAGCTTCGAGGTGAAAATGAACACccagaaaatgagcaaaatgatcCATTACCAATCCCAGAGGCAACTCACACTGTCATCAGAGGAAAACGAGAGTTCCCTCCAGGCTTGGAGTCGGGTTCAGCCCTTGGTCATAAACCTCACTTGTCCAACAGCTACCTCACACCTTCAGTGAAATTACAGCAAAACACCGCCCAGAGACCTCACACTCCTGCCAGCGATTCCTGCAGTTACCCAGAGCTGCGgactacatcacacacacatcattcagACAGTCCGAACACCTCGAGAGAAGTCCGCCTCCCAGTCTACAGAACCAGTGAAGAACAGCGAGTCTCCGTATCCAATGAGACCAGCTTAAGTAAAAACAGAAATGCAGACCAGGCTCAGAACACAGGAACGGCTAGTGGATATGCACAGATGACCTCCAGATTCACACAAGCCTTTACTCCTCCCCAAAGACTGGCTGGTCCAAGTAGACCTTTATTAGTTAATACAGCTG CTATTCCAACTTTATTGCCGTATAAACCTCACGGCAGCTCCGAGCTCTTCTATATGTCACAGACTGTCCCTGAGCTCTCCCCTAATCACTCTGATACCACAGTGGAGAGCTCCCATCCAG GATCTGATGATGCTGTGCCTCCTAAATTTATGCCTGAGGTTTTGGGATCCAGAGAGCTTGTGGACAGCAAGGTTACACCAAAACATAAGGAGGGCATTTACAGCAAGAGGGCCAAAATGAAAAGAG AATCCACTTTGTCTCGAAAAAACTTTCATGACCAAAGAGGCAAAACTGGTCCTCGCTATCAGCTTACTGGTTTGACTAAGTCTGTTGTCCCTGAGAATGAGCAGGTGGCTGAGCAAATTGAGGAGGGGGAAGCATTTATCCCACTGCACATGGTGGTTGACAACAGCACAACTGAACTACATCCTATCCACAGTGTACAAAAGCATAACTTGGGAAGAGAAACTCTGCCTTTATTTACTAAGGCCATTAGGGAGAAGGAGCAGGACATGAAGGCTCAAGACCTTGGTAGAGAGATTGGCAGCTCACTGGACCAATTGTGGTGTCGTTTCAATGAGCGATGCAGCCTTCAGGAAACTCGAACGCCTAACGACATAGAAATGTCACTGCTGGAGAGACTGGAACGCCTGTCCCGCCTCCTGCACAGCTCctccccaccacacacacataaaccgGCACACAGTAGAGAGGAGAAAGGTAAGAGTAGGAAGAGAGAACACGAGCCAAGGAGAACGCAGGGAAAAGACACAACCAAaaagggaaaagagaaagagagaagtgaaGTGAGGGGTGTTCCAAAAACAGCATGGGAAAAGGAGTCCTTAAGTACCGAGCAGACATTAGCGCAGCagaagcagaaagaaaaagattatCGCTGTCCTGCAGAAAGAGACAAGTCTGCCAGCATTTCTGTGGAGACGAGCAGCAGCCAGTCTACCATTGACACACAGCGGTTGATCAGAGCTTTCGGACCACATAGAGTTAGCAGTGGGAGAGAAGGAGCAGCCAGAAGTCAGACACTAATGCCCAGTGATGGCCTTCTGAAACTTTATAACACCATTAAGAAGCAGAAAAGAGGACATGGCAAAGGTAGCTCTGAAAACCACCTTGTTTCTGTCGCCACGGAGATAAGCAACACAGATGAGTCCATG GATTCAGAAACATTATCATCCTCAAGCACTTATACACTATCCTCCCAAAGAGGCACTGGATGCGCCACTAGTTTTAAGAGGGCAAAGGTCAAACTAGTCAGCAGAAGCATACAAGCAG GGGATTTGGAGATTGTGGTAAACGGCACCCGCCGAGACACACGGGATGTCGGCACTACCTTCCCTTCTCCAGGTAGTGCCAGAGTCAGCAGGGCGTCTTCAGCAGCCCGCAGTGAGGTAAAGTCCAGTACGTCCGCCCTCACGACTTCCAGTGCTGCTCTTGTTCAATCCCAACCAGTGCTCAGGAGACAGGTCCTCAACAAACAAACCTGCTACCCAAATG GTTTGTCATGGTTTGTTTCTGCTGATGAACTGAAGTGGGATGCACGGAAGGAGAATAAGCCCCAAACAGATGCAGGGCAGTCTGAAGGCCAAGCCTGGTTCGAGCCCTACACCAGGACGCAGCCATGGAGAGAGCCGTTTAGAGAACGACACATTCAAGTGGAAAGAGAGAAGCCCTCTGAGCAAAAAACGCATTTGGAGAATGATTGTGGTAGCAAACCCTCTGCCCTGGTCCGTCTCTCACTGCAG GAGGCGCTAGAGTTACATCGACCAGAGTTTGTTTCCCGTTCCCGGGAGAGGATGAAAAGACTGTGCCTGCTGGTTGAggagagaaagatacaagccGTTTTcaacaaagaaagagaggagcTTTTCAATCGTCGTTCAGCCGAGCAACAGTCAAAAGCAG CTCCAGCTCCTCCATCTCTTCCATCTAAGCGAGTTATTCCCAGAAGTGAGAGGATCCAGAGATCCAAGCG GATCTATGCTCAGCTACCAGAGGTTCAGAAGAGGAAGGAGGAAGAAAGGAGGAAAGCGGAATACCACACTTACCGCCTTAATGCTCAGCTATTTAATAAG AAAATCACCAACCACGTGCTGGGAAGAAGAACGCCTTGGCAGTAG